From a single Acidobacteriota bacterium genomic region:
- a CDS encoding prephenate dehydrogenase/arogenate dehydrogenase family protein: protein MAEPDLKDVRRRIEEIDRQLVGLAAERVQLARRVAEIKRAAGRATIDFGQEKRVLERAADNAGASGLSSAVAQDLVSRLIEASVTVQEEENLRHAAIGAGKSAVIVGGAGRMGRWMGRFLETQGYDTAVIDPAASAPENRRGEDTLGTADLVVCAVPPRGAVDWYRRWTAQPPAGVVVDIASIKTPLVDAIEGLRRAGGRVASIHPMFGPSRLLLRDADVVICDTGDEASTGLVEELFRATTARRIRLPLAEHDRLMGDLLSLSHATAIAFAVSLPENDHPVRSTTFQALAKLAAEAVRESPEVYFEIQADNPHSISSLGKLATAIERLMASVEGRDADAFADLMAEGKRRTAADI from the coding sequence ATGGCGGAACCGGATCTGAAAGACGTTCGCCGACGCATCGAAGAGATCGACCGGCAGCTCGTCGGCCTCGCCGCGGAGCGGGTCCAGCTAGCGCGCCGGGTCGCCGAGATCAAGCGCGCCGCCGGGCGCGCGACGATCGACTTCGGGCAGGAAAAACGCGTCCTCGAGCGGGCCGCCGACAATGCCGGCGCCAGCGGTCTGAGCAGTGCCGTCGCCCAGGATCTGGTGAGCCGGCTGATCGAGGCCTCGGTGACCGTTCAGGAGGAGGAAAACCTCCGTCACGCCGCCATCGGAGCCGGCAAGAGCGCCGTCATCGTCGGTGGCGCCGGCCGCATGGGCCGCTGGATGGGCCGCTTCCTCGAGACCCAGGGCTACGACACCGCGGTGATCGATCCCGCCGCCTCGGCGCCCGAGAACCGGCGCGGCGAAGACACCCTGGGGACCGCCGATCTGGTGGTCTGTGCGGTGCCGCCGCGCGGTGCCGTCGACTGGTATCGACGCTGGACCGCGCAGCCACCGGCAGGGGTGGTGGTCGACATCGCGAGTATCAAGACTCCCCTCGTCGACGCCATCGAGGGACTGCGCCGCGCCGGCGGTCGAGTGGCCTCGATCCACCCCATGTTCGGCCCCTCACGGCTACTCTTGCGCGATGCCGACGTGGTGATCTGCGACACCGGCGACGAGGCCTCGACGGGCCTGGTCGAAGAGCTCTTCCGGGCCACCACCGCGCGGCGGATCCGCCTGCCCTTGGCCGAGCACGACCGCCTGATGGGCGACCTGCTGAGCCTCTCCCACGCCACCGCCATTGCCTTCGCCGTTTCGCTGCCGGAAAACGACCATCCGGTGCGCAGCACCACCTTCCAGGCGCTCGCCAAGCTCGCCGCCGAGGCGGTGCGCGAGAGCCCCGAGGTTTACTTCGAGATCCAGGCCGACAACCCGCACTCAATCTCCTCCCTGGGCAAGCTGGCGACCGCCATCGAGCGCCTGATGGCGAGCGTCGAAGGCCGCGACGCCGACGCCTTCGCCGATCTGATGGCGGAGGGGAAACGACGCACCGCCGCCGATATCTAG